TCGTTGTCGCAGATGCCCGCGCACCTCGAGACGGTCGGTTCATTGAAATCTTGGGGCACTATCACCCTACGCGGCAACCGGAGGTTGTGCACATCAACCGCGAGCGCGCCCTGCATTGGTTGTCAGTGGGGGCACAGCCGAGCGAAACGGTCGTTCGGTTGTTGTCCAAATTAGGCATTTGGCAGGAGTTCCGTCGCCAGAAGAAACAAAAAGCACCGACCCAGTGACGGCTATGGTGACCACGCACGCCGTAACTCGCAGTTCACACCGTCGCGACAGAAGATGACTTCGTGGAAGGAGGAGGCGTCGCAATGGAGCAGCGCGGTTCGTTGGGGCATTTGATTGAGACGATCGTTCGGGCATTGGTTGATAACCCCGACGAGGTGCGGGTGCGGCAAATTGAAGGAGAACGCACAGTTATCGTGGAGGTGAAAGTCGCACCGACCGACCTCGGCAAGGTTATCGGCAAAGAAGGGCGCATCGCCACCGCGATCCGCACTTTGGCGCGGGCAGCGGCGACCAAAATGGGCAAAAAAGTGACCGTGGAAATCTTGTAAACCCTGCGCTCCCAACGCCCCCAAACGATGGGGGCGGTGGTTGAATATGCCCAATGCTCGCAAAAAAGCCGTCATCGTCGTGGACGAGTTGCGGGAGTGGACGCAACCTGTCGGCACGATCGTCGCCACGCACGGCATTAAAGGGGCTGTCAAGGTTCACCCGCGCGGTGAAACGGTGGCGTCGCTGTTTGCACCTGGTCAGGTGTTCTGCCTGTTGGCACCGACCGGCAGGCGGCAGAAGGTCACCGTGGAGTCGGCGTATCCCAAAGGCGCCAACTTTATCGTCAAGTTTGCAGAGTTCACCCACATCGCCCAAGCCCAGCAGTGCATCGGAACGCAGTTGACCGTTCACAAAGACTGGAAACCCACTTTGCAAGAAGGGGAGTTCCTCGCCGCCGAATTGGTCGGCATGGATGTCGTGACCGAAGGCGGTGACGCCGTCGGGCAAGTGGTGGAGGTCGTCAGCGCCGCCGCG
This window of the bacterium HR17 genome carries:
- the rpsP gene encoding 30S ribosomal protein S16; this encodes MVRMRLMRVGAKNDPRYRIVVADARAPRDGRFIEILGHYHPTRQPEVVHINRERALHWLSVGAQPSETVVRLLSKLGIWQEFRRQKKQKAPTQ
- the rimM gene encoding Ribosome maturation factor RimM, yielding MPNARKKAVIVVDELREWTQPVGTIVATHGIKGAVKVHPRGETVASLFAPGQVFCLLAPTGRRQKVTVESAYPKGANFIVKFAEFTHIAQAQQCIGTQLTVHKDWKPTLQEGEFLAAELVGMDVVTEGGDAVGQVVEVVSAAAHDLLVTERGMIPMVRQFIKTIDRKNRRIVITPPPGLLEEVPRSRRSRWRK